A portion of the Halobacillus ihumii genome contains these proteins:
- the fni gene encoding type 2 isopentenyl-diphosphate Delta-isomerase: protein MSRSQRKLDHIRHALSHKRDAYNHFDDIELIHQSLTDLHWEHLDLSTKVGELNLSSPLFINAMTGGGGKKTIEINQSLARVSAQTGIGMAVGSQMAAIKDKIERPSFEIVRKENPNGVILANVGSEASVEQALDAVDMIKADALQIHVNTLQELIMPEGDRDFTKRSINIEKIVRSLQIPVIIKEVGYGMSKETVEHLSSLGVTYIDVGGRGGTNFSRVENMRREKPLSSFENWGIPTPISLIEATSTSKDLHILASGGIRNGLDGAKALVLGANAFGMAGSLLRTLIEQGEQAVVSDIRFITRELKMAMMLLGASEISSLRGKPHVTTGKAKDWLEQRSPKLKG from the coding sequence ATGTCAAGATCACAAAGAAAACTTGACCATATACGTCACGCACTCAGTCATAAAAGAGATGCATATAATCATTTTGATGATATTGAATTAATTCATCAAAGCCTGACCGATTTACATTGGGAGCATCTCGATTTAAGTACGAAAGTAGGGGAACTTAACTTAAGTTCCCCTCTTTTTATTAACGCGATGACGGGTGGAGGCGGAAAGAAAACGATAGAGATTAACCAAAGCCTGGCACGGGTCTCAGCTCAAACAGGCATCGGCATGGCGGTTGGTTCTCAAATGGCTGCGATTAAAGATAAAATAGAACGACCGAGCTTTGAAATCGTACGAAAAGAGAATCCTAATGGGGTAATTTTAGCAAATGTAGGCAGTGAGGCATCAGTAGAACAAGCATTAGATGCAGTGGATATGATTAAGGCTGACGCATTACAAATTCACGTGAATACATTACAGGAATTAATTATGCCGGAAGGTGATCGTGATTTTACGAAACGTTCAATAAATATTGAAAAAATTGTTCGTTCCCTTCAAATTCCTGTGATTATAAAAGAAGTAGGCTATGGGATGAGCAAGGAAACAGTTGAGCATCTTAGCTCATTAGGGGTTACATATATAGATGTTGGAGGAAGAGGAGGGACAAACTTCTCACGCGTTGAAAACATGCGGCGTGAGAAGCCTTTGAGTTCGTTTGAGAATTGGGGAATTCCTACTCCCATATCGTTAATAGAGGCCACCTCTACTTCTAAGGACCTTCACATATTGGCTTCTGGTGGAATTCGCAATGGGCTGGACGGTGCTAAAGCCTTAGTCCTCGGAGCGAATGCGTTTGGAATGGCTGGTTCTTTACTTCGTACTCTTATTGAGCAAGGTGAACAAGCTGTCGTTTCAGATATTCGTTTTATAACGAGAGAGTTAAAAATGGCCATGATGCTGTTAGGGGCTTCAGAAATTAGCAGTTTACGAGGTAAGCCTCACGTGACAACAGGAAAAGCGAAAGATTGGTTAGAGCAGAGAAGCCCAAAACTTAAGGGGTGA